A window of Chloroflexota bacterium genomic DNA:
GCATCTATATTGTCGACGGCCGCGGCGCGACCACGATCTGGCCCGCGGATTCGCGACAGAAACAGACGGTGGAGTGGCAGGCAGGCAGTCTCTTTTCGCCCCCGCTCAATTGCTACTACCAGCATTTCAATCTCGACGGCCAGCGGCCCGCCCGTGTGTTCGCCGCGACCACCGTGCCGCTGATGATGAACCTCACTCGCAACACCGACTTCGTGTTCAATTGCCCCTTCGCCTTTACGGATCGATACGACGGCTCCGACACCTTCTTCACCGACCCGGGGCGCAAGGTGGGCACCCGGCTTTGGCAGACGAACCTCGTGGCCAACACCCGAACGTTCCAGCTCGATCGCGATCACAGGGGAACCCGGAGCACCAACATGCGGTTCCTCATGTCCAGCAATGCGATGAGCGCGCACATCAGCGAGTTTCCGACGGGAACGTACAAGAAGGCGCA
This region includes:
- a CDS encoding ethanolamine ammonia lyase-activating protein, with product MTQEVAIAAPVLEALPETAYQRWRKAEGVPVYAGSHVSDLHTADVADWPRIGQRGAIVSLADQEKNDGWLIEIRPGGQTEVLHHMAEASIYIVDGRGATTIWPADSRQKQTVEWQAGSLFSPPLNCYYQHFNLDGQRPARVFAATTVPLMMNLTRNTDFVFNCPFAFTDRYDGSDTFFTDPGRKVGTRLWQTNLVANTRTFQLDRDHRGTRSTNMRFLMSSNAMSAHISEFPTGTYKKA